One genomic region from Quercus robur chromosome 4, dhQueRobu3.1, whole genome shotgun sequence encodes:
- the LOC126722852 gene encoding uncharacterized protein LOC126722852, with protein sequence MSSPEVDEVLFAYLAVAPHAVSFVLIQEDNGVQRPVYYVSKSLHEAEVRYLSLEKAILAVVHATRKLPHYFQAHTMVILTQLPLKSILRSADYTRRIVKWGTILGAFDIKYMPRTSVKGQVLTNLVAEFVECLEEVNVKQDHMDEKSVGLISTQGGSSWRVYVDGAANQWGAGLGLVLISPEEVIIEKSLRLRFSATNNKSEYEALLMEMRMVQKMGGRIVELFSDSRLVVGQVRRELEAWDPRVQGYLSRVRCMQTKVESFDLLHIPRGENTHVDSLATLATSSVWNFPRVIIVEDLCTPTSPEKDVCQVNQTSLSPNWMDPILKFLESDILPKDKVETEKIRRKAPRYWLSEDKKLYKRPFSGPYLLCVPPETAESILKELHEGICGSHTGGRSLSCRAIT encoded by the coding sequence atgtctagtcctgaggtggatgaggtgttGTTTGCTTATCTGGCGGTTGCCCCTCATGCAGTTAGTTTCGTCTTGATACAAGAAGACAATGGCGTCCAAAGGCCAGTTTACTATGTAAGTAAATCCCTCCATGAGGCCGAGGTGAGATACTTGTCATtggaaaaggccatcttggcGGTAGTCCATGCAACACGTAAACTTccgcattactttcaggcgcataccaTGGTTATCCTGACCCAACTACCTCTCAAGTCCATACTCAGAAGTGCAGACTACACCAGAAGAATTGTTAAATGGGGCACGATTCTGGGTGCctttgatatcaagtacatgcctcgcacctctgtgAAAGGTCAAGTCCTTACCAATCTAGTGGCCGAGTTCGTCGAATGCCTAGAAGAAGTTAATGTCAAGCAAGAccacatggatgaaaaatcggttggcctAATATCCACACAAGGCGGATCCTCTTGGAGGGTGTACGTGGATGGGGCAGCAAACCAATGGGGAGCAGGATTGGGATTAGTATTAATATCCCCCGAGGAGGTCATCATCGAGAAGTCATTAAGGTTAAGGTTCTCGGCTACTAACAACAAATCAGAATACGAAGCTTTGTTAATGGAAATGAGAATGGTCCAAAAAATGGGCGGAAGGATAGTAGAATTATTCTCAGACTCGAGATTGGTAGTCGGCCAGGTGAGACGAGAGCTGGAGGCCTGGGATCCAAGGGTGCAAGGGTATCTGAGCCGGGTTAGGTGTATGCAAACGAAGGTTGAGTCTTTTGACTTATTGCATATTCCTCGAGGTGAAAATACTCATGTTGATTCCTTggcaacccttgccacctcctcggtATGGAATTTTCCTCGGGTGATCATCGTTGAAGACCTGTGTACCCCTACCTCACCAGAAAAGGATGTTTGCCAAGTCAATCAGACCAGTCTATCGCCGAattggatggatcccatattaaaatttcttgaaagtgacaTATTGCCCAAAGATAAGGTAGAAACTGAGAAAAtacgaaggaaagctcctcggtaCTGGTTATCTGAGGATAAGAAGTTATACAAACGGCCCTTCTCTGGGCCATACCTGCTCTGTGTGCCTCCTGAGACTGCAGAATCAATCCTAAAAGAATTGCATGAGggcatttgtggaagccatacagGGGGAAGGTCTCTATCATGCCGAGCCATCACataa